One Oncorhynchus kisutch isolate 150728-3 linkage group LG30, Okis_V2, whole genome shotgun sequence genomic window, tcAATATTGAGTTTGTGTTGGCAGCTCATACATTGTCTAAGAAGGCACTAATCCATGTTTGCTCTAACGCTCATGCTGAAGGAATTTGACCATTCTAAAAGAAGTAGGCTAGTAGCTAATTACTTAATTAAGTAGCTAATGGGGTAATACGATCCAGATCATTGTAGAGTACAGTAGGCTATAGTATGTATGTATTGAAGACCACTCCTCTGCTGATGTGCCTAATTGCTCTAATTGGGCCATGccccaccccttcccactacAGCTGTTCTCACTGCCAAATCACCACTCCTCAGGCTTTTTTTTTCACTCCTAACCTTACCATTTAACCCCTTCTCCCCTTCTGAAACCAGCAAATCCTTTCATGGTGATGCCAGGAGTGGCATATTCTGTTTGCCTTTGTGCATGAAAGAATCAACCAACACAACCCTACCTAACAGCCTTTACAAGCCAATAAAATCCACACCCCTCTGCTGTGTGTGAAATAAATCAGATAATTGAATCCTTCCTCATCTCATTCATCCAGCAGCATTCTAATAGATGCATCATGGTGGCATTCTGAACTTTAGACCAGTCAATTACAAAACCTCCTAATACAAGTTCACCTTCAGTTGAATGCATGAATCCGTTAGTTTATTGCCTTAGAAGACAGACAGTGCTGCTGTACAGTACTCACTCTCCCATGAAGCCTTTGGATGCTGAGTGGAAAGAGGCCAGCTccactgtgtgagagagaggaggcccCATCTCAGACAGAACCTTCTTATAGGAGACAAACTCACTGCCCTCCCCGAACACACTTTCCTGATACACCTGTGGATCGAATGAAACAGTGAGGGGTGCGTGGAAGACAGAACCACTCACTACATTGTCAATATAGAGGGAAgtgaaatatttgtatttaaaaaTAAGCGATTTGCCAGGAGAAAGTATAGACAGGAAGTCACCTCATCAGCCATGAGGAAGAGCCTCTCCTCCGCAGCGAATCGGATCACCTTTTCAATACACTTCCTGCTCTGAACATGACctagcaacaacaaaacaaatgagaCTATCCATAAATACTGCTGAGGTAACTTGGCTGCAAAAAGGTTTACTTTACATTCTTCATAGGGACAAATAGTGGGGTACTACTGTATCGACCATCATGGAACCGGAACAACTCGTTACCTGTAGGATTCCCCGGGTTGATGACATACAGGGCAACTGTGTTGCAGACACCCTTAGAGGCCTGTAGTGCTCTGCGTAGCTCCTCCACCTCCATTGCCCAACACTGCTCCTCATCTAGGTAGTAGGGAACAACGGCTGCCCCGAGCCTTTGCAACATCATTTTGAAGGAAGAGTAGGTGGGCACAGCGGTCAACACACCTGTCGGAAGTGAGGCCTGATTGTGGAAGTCAGCCAGCATATTCAACACTTGCTAAAAACAGAAAatagagagggaaagatgaatgagagacatggtgatgatgatgatgatgatgatgatggtggtgaagaTGATTCTCACCATTATTGACCTTTGAGAGCCAGATGTCATGAAGATATTCTCGGGGGACGATGGTACACCACCATCTCGTCGAGAGATGAAGTTGGACACACTGCACTGTATATAAGAGATACCACCAGTGGGCGTGTATGAGCCTGATAAGATAGAGAAGAAGAACaaacacaggtaaacacacatcACATATACCAGCCAGGTtacctgtgatacaagtcagtattcaacgtctatccatgtctgaggatgtcgggagatgatgtggaaatcGTCCAGTAGAGGCAACAGTGAGCACTTGCCTTCAAGTAGTTTTCATCTTGCTAAGGTGATGGCTGTGAGCAACTGCCTCTGGTGCCAAATTTGCTATTTTAAgcctatcctaaccttaaccattcagagttaatgcctaacattAAAAagtcagagttaatgcctaaacttaaccctaagaATTCAAAGTTAATGCTTGTAGCATATACTGGATTTAACAGCTAACAGGACCCAATTGCAGCCCACCTTACCTACACTCCCCCCATCACATGCTCCCAGCAGGCTTTGGACCCTCTGTCTAACGTCCCCTGGCAGTTTGTAACTGTGGATCAACTGAGGGTAGAGGCAGGCTGCAAGAACCTggcgcacgcacatgcacacacacacacacagacacacacaggtttaAAGCAAAACAGCAAATACACCATATTTAGACAGGCAGGGTTATCAGTGGACACTCAGACAGAAAGGTTGAATGTCAGGAGGACATTACCTGTCGAACGAAGGTCAAAGGTTGGACCCCTCCTCTGTGTTTGTCTCCCCAGCTGACATCTATCACATCCTTACAGGGCTTCCTCCCTCCCTATCAGAAACAGATGACATACTGCAGTGTAAGTCCATGTATATATATTAGCTGTATACTATATTGTGTTTTACGTGAATATGCAATGAACTGCATGCACAAGTCAACATATATCTAGCTATTCTATGTCTGAAATAGTAGGCATACATGTGACTTGAGACACTAACATCAGATCTGGGTCCGGTTTCCCAAAACCTAAGGCTAAGTTCATCTTTAGAACCTTAGTAGGAGCATTATAAAATATCCAAGCTGTTTCCTAAAACCAGTGTTACTAAAGTTGCACTGGAAGACGCTCGTTATTTACCGACTGACTGCCTCAAACCACTAGTAAGTGCGTTGTCAGAGGCTTTTTTTGCCCTTGCGCATCACTTTATACACAGACGATCTAAACTTAGAATCAAGATGTTTATCTGTCGCAGGACAAAGTTGACTACAAACACAAAGTTGCCATTGTCTTGGGTAAttgttacaaacaaacacaggttAAAAAGATGATTCAAATGAAAACTCAATGGCCAGTTTATTAGATACACCCAGGGTGTACACTGTGGGTGTACACTGTGGCGGGGacactgcaaatagtctgggtagccatttgactagatgttcaggagtcttatggcttggaggtagaagctgttttaaagcctcttggacctagacgtggcgctctggtaccacttgccatgcggttgCCGGTTGCAGAGAGAATGGTCTATGAcaagagtggctggagtctttgacaatttttagggccttcctctgacaccgcctggtatagaggtcctggatggcaggaagcttggcccaatgatgtactgggtcgttcgcactaccctctgtatcaaatcaaatcaaatcaaatttatttatatagcccttcgtacatcagctgatatctcaaagtgctgtacagaaacccagcctaaaaccccaaacagcaagcaatgcaggtgtagaagcacggtggctaggaaaaactccctagaaaggccaaaacctaggaagaaacctagagaggaaccaggctgtagtgctttgcggtcgcAGGCAGAGCAtgtgccataccaggcagtgatgcaaccagtcaggatactctcgatagtgcagctgtagaaccttttgaggatctgaggacccatgccaaatcttttcagtctcctgagggggaataggttttgtcgtgcccgcttcacaactgtcatggtgtgcttggaccatgttagtttgttggtgatgtggacaccgaggaacttgaagctctcaacctgctccactgcagcccctttgatgagaatgggggcatgctcgttCCTCTTTttgctgtagtccacaatcatctctatGTAGCAAGACACAAATTTGTGACTCACTGTCTGAAGGAGTCATCCATTTTTGTGAATGGGTTGATatacctaataaactgaccaCTGAGTGTGGGCATAGgcttatacactgctcaaaaaaataaagggaagacttaaacaacacaatgtaactccaagtcaatcacacttctgtgaaatcaaactgtgcCTTCCTTACAAATGAATTCACGCTCAGAGTATACATAACAGGCATAATTAAAAAACTCGACTTCAAATCTGTGTGTGGTTCGCTCacctttttctttaaaaaaaactcagttcgagatgtggtatccactcggCTCGCTTCCTCTTAGATCAAAGGTTGGTCCATCTGCTTCGTTCCCGAAGTGCGGGTTCTCCCTGAGATCCCAAGTTTAGGGGATCCCTCGTGAACGATTTATTTACCTAGATCGTAGGAACGGTCACCGAGTGAAGATTCACATCCCCTCCTCGTCGCCaaatgtcgtggaaatttcctctatttaccaaatcatgagcgcaaaccacacacacaagtcagagttagttgtcaaagtccatctttaattatatcagctctatcacaatcctgtgactctcaggtaattcagtgtctctcaatgaattctctgagagccctcTCCACATTGCAATAGccttttgactttcaacagttcagtatctctaatgaaaagttgagagtcccaACATAATggcaaatgggatcctttatagcaaagatacacaggataagacagcatcggcataattcattgttcagctttgtctcctttctcaAACTCACccccataaaccaatcctccatatcaacaggcatatatcaaatccatcctatcttgacaagatcacagagacacactgactggcacacagacattgtggagccaagagatacatgCTTGATGAtcccttgacctctcccctctctgcggcccatgcaacttagtcttgacatagaacagatactgcaaccctgccacagtattatacaaaaataacattcttgatgagaagtaacttacaaacatatgatgaatataaaacatcttacctatgttacccaccaattctgattattccctaacaccacttaggaagcaacactgattgacaatacattttacatgctgttgtgcaaatggaatagacaacaggtggaaattataggcaattagcaagacacccccaataaaggagtggttctgcaggtgataaccacagatcacttctcagttcctatgcttcctggctgatgttttggtcacttttgaatgctggcggtgctttcactctagtggtagcatgagacggagtctacaacccatacaagtggctcaggtagtgcagctcatccaggatggcacatcaatgcgatggcacatcaatgcgggcaagaaggtttgctgtgtctgtcagcgtactgtccagagcatggaggcgctaccaggagacaggccagtacatcaggagttgagttgagtttagtttgagtttattttttatttttacagggacagtgcacatgaatcaacgtttcagtaaaagtgccggttttagccagccggctaattttcaaccgcagtccctgggcaggttattaaaaacaattacaatatagacaatagcaacatagaacaagcaagacatagcaacataggacaagcaagacatagcatacagacagagcaacataggacaagcaagacgtagcatacagacagagcagcatagaacaaaaagcagcaagtcaaaattcataaaagcaacaaagtgtttccacacctcacaagctacagacaacagacagcatggagagcggcaacacacagctagggaccatgttcacaaatctgattgacctttagccatgtcttcaagcattttgtgaaagtgtgatatgtggtgcagttatgtgtgtctgatggcagtgtattccagacattgGAAGCTCTCActgagaatgcagatttactaaaggtgcttttccttaggggaactatacagtcacctctcatggcagaccttgtggatctgctgccatatgtctgggttttctgtttaacaaaaatattgagtggagggggagccaggccattaaggatcttgaatacaagacatgcgtcggtgtattgcacaagattttcccaactcaagagctcatgctttctaaggatgtgacaatgatgatggctattgggcttcctatcaagcactttgagagcctgtttgtagacagactgaataggttttaatgttgtacagcaagcttgggcccaactagtcaagcagtatattaagtgggggagtatcatagatttgaagtacagttttgctacctctgtagtcaaacaatttcgtataaatcggaaattagctaggttgaatttggttatttgaattacctttttcacatgctttttaaaagagaggttggaatcaagtatgatgccaaggtacttaaaatcggacaccacctggagcttctcccctgacacatagacatctggctcagtagcatctgttgccctctttgtgaagaacatgcaaacagtttttttcacattgagatgcaaacacgagtcactgagccactttgtaacctggaccattacagtagtgagttcttgtgcagcttgttgtttgctctttgcatgcacatatatcactgtatcatctgcatacatttgaacttcagacccagtacagacagaaggcatatcattaatgtacaggctgaacaggaggggccccagtattgacccttggggcacgcccacatcatagctacgagtgggcgacagctcattgctcactctgacacactgagttctgccttcaaggtaggatttcatccatctcaaggcatcaggggaaaagttgaacttggacaattttgtgatgagaatctcatggttaacagtatcaaaagccttccataggtccagaaacacagccccaacagcaccccctttgtccatcttggacttcacattttccagaagaaagcagttggccgtttctgtggagtgtttcgctctgaagccaaactgcatggagtgtaatgtaaaggggctgttgttgagttgttgaggagatgtggaggaggctgtaggagggcaacaacccagcagcaggaccgctacctctgcctttgtgcaaggaggagcactgccagagccctgcaaaattacctccagcaggccacaaatgtgtatgtgtctgctcaaacggtcagaaacagactccatgagggtggtatgggggcccgacgtccacaggtgggggttgtgcttacagcccaactccgtgcaggacgtttggcatttgccagagaacaccaagattggcaaattcgccactggcgccctgtgctcttcacagatgaaagcaggttcgcactgagcacatgtgacagacgtgacagagtctggagacgccgtggagaacgttctgctgcctgcaacatcctccagcatgaccggtttggcggtgggtcagtcatggtgtggggtggcatttctttggggggccgcacagccctccatgtgctcgccagaggtatcctgactgccattaggtaccgagatgagatactcagaccccttgtgagaccatatgctggtgcggttggccctgggttcctcctaatgcaagacaatgctagacctcatgtggctggagtgtgtcagcagttcctgcaagaggaaggcattgatgctatggactggcccgcccgttccccagacctgaatccaattgagcacatctgggtcatcatgtctcgctccatccaccaacgccacgttgcaccacagactgtccaggagttggaggatgctttagtccaggtctgggaggaggacattacatcaaagttggatcagcctgtagtgtggttttccactttaattttgagtgtgactccaaatccagacctccatgggttgataaatatgatttccattgataatttgtatgtgattttgttgtcagcacattcaactatgtaaagaaaaaggtatttcataagaatatttcattcattcagatcggatgtgttattttagtgttccctttctttgagcagtgtatatttcaagtcatatttaaatacatttaatgtTCAATCAATTATGCTTAATTGTGGTAATTGTAGGCTACCGTCTGTAGTTTTTGCCTCAATATATTTCATGCTGTGTAACATTCTAGCCAGGGTTACCAACAGCCCCAAGAGCACTATTCATTGTTTTCTCGACTGACTTCCTAAAGTGATCTGCCCAGCAGGTGAAACACTTGTGTCAGTTTCCTCCTTAAAGGGAGAGTCCACccaaattacatattggtttccttccCCTATAAGTAGTCTTTGGACATGATTTGACAGTTATcaatgctttggttttgttttaGCAGTTGTGGCACAAATCCTAGTCTTAGTACCAATATTAGCATTTTTCAcacatcatgtccaaatcattcGAAAGTATAATTgattgtgaagctcaacaaagtcacttGCAGATGATTTGAACATGATCCCTCTGGTGGCCCTTGGGGCTGATTTAGCAATAGACTAAGCCTCCTCTATTTGCAAACATATACACTAGGTGGTCATAGCTCTCTAAGAGCTGACTCGTagtcagtattgtggaataattataatgttaaggtaagatttgaatggagaaagctgatccgagagcagcgcTGACTTTCTTTTAAACTATCATAAGCCTACAGATACATGCTCCAACAACGCACTTAGTGAACGTTCTCTTAATATAAAaagggcaatcagcagttgctacattgcCTAAATCTTTGGATGTATAAATAGAATAtgacttataaatgcctcatgagcatagttcaactgtcgtaccccatcagaacctaaaatataagcttgttttactccaatgtttgtaaacaaagtaaatgtgaaCAACACTATAGAGTCCTGCATTGGGTCGGATATTCATAGTTCTTCCCGCTGGCAGGTGGCAGGTGGAATTAGCTGGCAGGTGGAATTAAAGCATTATTTCAAACTTAGGGTCAGCTTGCGTTTCAGAACAATTATATTGCAGTTCGAAATGTTCAAATCATGAACATGTTTTGTTTTACAAACCAAGGAGCTTGTTGTGTATAGGCCTAGGctgtacactgagtgcacaaaacattaggaacttctgttgaatctgacaattaatcttaatggttgtacagtcgtctcaaataaaactgtgaaggaccttggcgttactctggaccctgatctctcttttgaagaacatatcaagactgtttcaaggacagcttttttttacatctacgtaacattgcaaaaatcagaaactttctgtccaaatttgatgcagaaaaatgtatccatgcttttgtcacgtctaggttagactactgcaatgctctactttccggctacccggataaagcactaaataaacttcagttagtgctaaatatggctgctagaatcctgactagaactagtttgttatatctggagtacttctcctgtcctatccggtgtcctgtgtgaatttaagtatgctctctctaattctctcttcctctctttctttcgctctctcggaggacctgagccctaggaccatgccccaggactacctgacatgatgactccttgctgtc contains:
- the LOC109886890 gene encoding alanine aminotransferase 2 isoform X1, with product MSLLCLREICRKMRSIKQTELEPLVRRANQIRTEVTQGGRKPCKDVIDVSWGDKHRGGVQPLTFVRQVLAACLYPQLIHSYKLPGDVRQRVQSLLGACDGGSVGSYTPTGGISYIQCSVSNFISRRDGGVPSSPENIFMTSGSQRSIMQVLNMLADFHNQASLPTGVLTAVPTYSSFKMMLQRLGAAVVPYYLDEEQCWAMEVEELRRALQASKGVCNTVALYVINPGNPTGHVQSRKCIEKVIRFAAEERLFLMADEVYQESVFGEGSEFVSYKKVLSEMGPPLSHTVELASFHSASKGFMGECGLRGGYVELVNLDPAVMRYAYTLFSTDICAPVTGQLALELMANPPRPGDPSYPVYAQETQSIRAMLVHNMSWVPEFLNNIPGISCQPMMGGAFVFPRLYLPQAAIEKAKVVGMQPDLWYCKRLLEEAGVCVGPGCEYGQKEGTHHIRLCVMTPVETMEEVLKRLKNFHLHFLKEFS